The proteins below are encoded in one region of Verrucomicrobiales bacterium:
- a CDS encoding cbb3-type cytochrome c oxidase subunit I, which translates to MKYQSQKIAYWFFAAAMVMFSLQIVYGFIMGFARIGYDVLHDWIPFNTARAVHTNLLVVWLLCGFMGAAYYIIPEEVERELEWPKLAWLQYFSLLIVGVIAVGCYHFNIWEGRKFLE; encoded by the coding sequence ATGAAATACCAATCCCAAAAAATCGCCTACTGGTTCTTCGCCGCCGCGATGGTAATGTTCTCGCTGCAGATCGTTTATGGCTTCATCATGGGGTTTGCTCGCATCGGCTACGATGTGCTGCACGACTGGATCCCGTTTAACACGGCCCGGGCCGTGCATACCAATCTCCTGGTGGTTTGGCTGCTCTGCGGATTCATGGGTGCCGCATATTACATCATCCCGGAGGAAGTCGAACGCGAGCTAGAATGGCCCAAGTTGGCCTGGTTGCAGTATTTCTCGCTGTTGATTGTCGGCGTGATCGCCGTGGGCTGTTACCACTTCAACATCTGGGAAGGCCGCAAATTCCTCGAA